From Debaryomyces hansenii CBS767 chromosome C complete sequence, a single genomic window includes:
- a CDS encoding DEHA2C04774p (some similarities with CA0612|IPF17545 Candida albicans), with the protein MKDSNNSSSKLALSGCIQSIPLIIEDKETKKIIKKSSLYLHSSRNGSEFENASFSNISLTAMNQEGSFHIDITKENCSKFRRKGHFTVAEWESIIQHLFPIDDYNEPSIADDLVVSAKFISLEQYYDPDTNELLDYDELPLVSEFITIDIKTNAKLSITVGSIDLPYTDTENDSETSSVIRSEQNLFNWLDVLLSNNQTLNDELHASRQSNLSLKEENERYKNELEMSAIQHKNIIEDFSDKFYQVLNAKKDRIWELEDKNLTQLEGLNEKYIRQNKFNLKNYTIDKDKIPDELDEVYTSPTKRKRTADGSKKTSQKRRKSSIKENDAKDISDNENTEEKQTHRITRSQDKSNHVAHVTRGLSDREIVTSVLSRDHETPTTDVDQSHSSHSSNDGSSESRNITDYSDDDDADEYGDKVNTTNDITTEEAKNLSSQSTLRQSNDTVKSPSDSAKQNSTTDYDSDSDTSQKESHQMSNSNTDEIADSLQ; encoded by the coding sequence ATGAAAGACAGTAATAATTCCTCAAGTAAACTTGCATTGTCAGGATGTATTCAATCCATTCCATTGATTATCGAAGATAAGGAAACAAAGAAGATCATTAAAAAATCGTCTCTCTATTTGCATAGTTCACGAAATGGTTCCGAATTCGAAAATGCTAgcttttcaaatatatcactCACAGCTATGAACCAGGAAGGAAGCTTCCATATTGACATAACCAAGGAAAATTGTTCGAAGTTTAGAAGGAAGGGGCATTTCACTGTTGCAGAATGGGAATCGATAATACAACATTTATTTCCAATCGATGACTATAACGAACCATCCATTGCAGATGACCTAGTTGTTTCTGCAAAATTTATATCACTAGAACAGTATTATGATCCAGATactaatgaattattagattatGACGAATTGCCCCTAGTTTCTGAATTCATTACGATTGATATTAAAACGAATGCAAAATTGCTGATAACCGTAGGTTCAATTGACCTCCCATATACAGATACAGAAAATGACCTGGAAACAAGCAGTGTGATACGATCGGAGCAGaacttattcaattggCTAGATGTCTTACTCCTGAACAACCAAACATTAAACGATGAATTACATGCGTCACGGCAATCGAATTTGCTGTTAAAGGAAGAAAACGAACGCTacaaaaatgaattagaaatgAGTGCTATTCAACATAAGAATATTATAGAAGATTTTCTGGACAAATTTTATCAAGTATTGAATGCAAAGAAAGATAGAATTTGGGAGTTGgaagataaaaatttaacCCAATTGGAAGGCTTGAACGAAAAGTACATCAGAcagaataaatttaatCTAAAAAATTATACCATTGACAAAGACAAAATCCCAGATGAGCTAGATGAGGTTTACACTAGTCCTACTAAACGGAAGAGAACAGCCGATGGTTCAAAAAAGACGCTGCAAAAACGTCGTAAAAGTAGtatcaaagaaaatgatgcAAAGGACATATCAGACAATGAAAACACCGAAGAAAAGCAAACACATCGCATAACGAGATCGCaagataaatcaaatcatGTTGCCCATGTTACAAGGGGCCTATCAGATAGAGAAATTGTCACCAGCGTACTAAGTCGTGATCACGAAACGCCGACAACTGACGTAGATCAACTGCATCTGCTGCACCTGTCAAATGATGGAAGCTCCGAATCTCGTAACATCACAGACTACAGTGACGACGACGACGCTGACGAATATGGCGACAAAGTAAATACCACTAACGACATTACTACAGAGGAGGCAAAGAATCTTTCACTGCAATCTACCCTTCGACAATCCAATGACACAGTAAAGTCACCATCCGATTCGGCAAAGCAAAATTCAACCACCGATTATGATTCCGATTCAGACACCAGTCAAAAAGAATCACATCAAATGCTGAACTCAAATACCGACGAGATAGCAGATAGTCTACAGTAA
- a CDS encoding DEHA2C04796p (similar to CA0969|IPF9132 Candida albicans), whose translation MTYFDPYQGVPQQYMAQPYYPQFYAQQGSDEQLVSPEGSMQQQGDSRMPPYDQYPQFQGEQFNFNRNDSTPGSGTDYYDEGSFINSNDGQGGMGQHFNANHFPPMTPGNGTPGNMQMSNMAPPTPQTQPDVFGQVGPNSNGNSSVAPSRTVYLGNIPSDIQPNELLDYVRSGILESVKILPSKNCAFISFIDHQSALLFHSDCILKKLNIKGHDVRIGWGKNSPILPAVMESIQRHGATRNVYLGNLNNSVNGEIITEQELRDDLSCYGVIDCIKIIPEKGIAFIHFLSILSAIRCVANLPLKEKYLDKKCFYGKDRCAFITKTQQHNAAQYLGLAPGMEHIVTAADREFISSALVQQSAAAAQIATQAGGANNLGNRTVYLGNLHQDSSVEEICNVVRGGLLQSIRFLKERHVCFITFIDPIAAAQFFAMCQLHGLTIHNRRIKVGWGKHSGPLSNALSLAVSNGASRNIYIGNITDFEYYNPSKLREDFTKFGDIEQINYLEEKNCAFINFVNIANAIKAIDGIKSFHDYKNLKINFGKDRCGNLPRQFQNQNQNQNQNQGQNHNHSAGIDNGSNQSFSDNEFMNDEI comes from the coding sequence ATGACGTATTTTGATCCGTATCAAGGTGTTCCACAACAATATATGGCACAACCATATTATCCCCAATTTTATGCTCAGCAAGGATCAGATGAACAGTTGGTGAGTCCAGAAGGTAGCATGCAACAACAAGGTGATTCAAGAATGCCCCCATACGATCAATACCCCCAATTCCAAGGAGAgcaattcaatttcaatagaaATGACAGCACACCTGGATCTGGGACTGACTACTACGATGAAGGTTCATTCATCAATAGTAACGATGGACAAGGGGGTATGGGTCAGCATTTCAACGCAAACCATTTCCCTCCAATGACACCTGGTAATGGAACTCCAGGAAACATGCAAATGTCGAATATGGCACCACCAACTCCACAAACCCAACCTGACGTGTTCGGCCAGGTGGGTCCAAATTCTAATGGTAATTCATCAGTTGCACCATCAAGAACAGTTTATTTGGGTAATATCCCTTCTGATATTCAAccaaatgaattattggacTATGTTAGATCCGGCATTCTTGAGTCGGTTAAAATTTTGCCATCAAAAAACTGTGctttcatttctttcataGACCATCAATCAGCTTTGTTGTTCCATTCTGACTgtattttgaagaaattaaacATTAAAGGACATGATGTCAGGATTGGCTGGGGTAAAAATAGCCCTATATTACCAGCAGTTATGGAATCAATTCAGAGACATGGTGCTACTAGAAATGTTTACTTAGGTAACTTAAATAACTCTGTTAACGGTGAAATTATTACGGAGCAAGAATTAAGAGATGACTTATCATGTTACGGTGTTATCGATTGTATCAAGATCATTCCAGAGAAAGGAATTGCCTTCATTCATTTCTTGTCTATTTTGAGTGCCATAAGATGTGTCGCCAATTTACCTTTGAAAGAAAAGTACTTGGATAAAAAGTGCTTCTACGGTAAAGATAGATGTGCTTTCATTACTAAAACCCAACAACATAACGCAGCTCAATATTTAGGTTTAGCACCAGGTATGGAGCATATAGTTACTGCAGCTGATCGTGAATTCATATCGTCGGCATTGGTTCAACAATCTGCTGCTGCCGCTCAAATTGCTACGCAAGCAGGGGGTGCTAACAACTTAGGTAACCGTACTGTTTATTTGGGTAACTTACATCAAGACTCTTCAGTCGAAGAAATCTGTAATGTTGTTAGAGGAGGTTTATTGCAAAGTATTAGATTTTTGAAGGAACGTCACGTTTGCTTCATTACTTTTATTGATCCTATTGCAGCAGCTCAATTTTTTGCCATGTGCCAATTACATGGTTTGACCATTCATAATCGTAGAATTAAGGTTGGATGGGGTAAACACTCTGGTCCTTTGTCTAATGCATTATCTTTGGCTGTTTCAAATGGTGCCTCCAGAAATATTTACATTGGTAATATAactgattttgaatattacaACCCATCTAAATTAAGAGAAGACTTTACaaaatttggtgatattgaacaaattaattatttggaagaaaagaattgtgcatttataaatttcGTTAACATAGCAAATGCAATTAAAGCGATCGATGGCATAAAATCATTTCACGactataaaaatttaaaaatcaattttggtAAAGATAGATGTGGTAATTTACCAAGACAAttccaaaaccaaaaccaaaaccaaaatcaaaatcagGGGCAAAACCACAATCACAGCGCAGGAATTGATAATGGATCAAATCAATCATTTTCCGATAATGAATTCAtgaatgatgaaatttaA
- a CDS encoding DEHA2C04818p (similar to CA1923|IPF9130 Candida albicans), producing MSIPSSIKVIDGIVDQYREEISQLDIPDFTTPSSSYKNPAVSPYVNEFKLNRIINDIPSIKLQLNKYKGNKTYQDVSEKILSLQSLLDEKSYINDKLIRIWVSSNTVTGLTDNANETAEDKTTYDEAIELNDDEENLVSLRKRLLSGGTHTSLDDTTNNKPSIDKANNYHESIQEDILSELTGFAASLKQSAVTLSSKLLDDNIILNKTGDNLMKNETLMKSVGNNLNNYVTNKSGGKISFWFLLKILLASFVLFFAMVVLIKIFPKM from the coding sequence ATGTCAATaccatcatcaataaagGTAATAGACGGTATTGTTGATCAATATCGTGAAGAAATATCGCAGCTCGACATACCTGACTTTACAACGCCATCATCGTCATATAAAAATCCTGCGGTGTCTCCATatgttaatgaatttaaattgaaTCGGATCATAAATGATATACCCAGTATCAAATTgcaattaaataaatataaaggCAATAAGACGTATCAGGATGTATCAGAGAAGATATTACTGTTGCAGAGCTTGTTGGACGAAAAATCGTatatcaatgataaattgattCGTATATGGGTCTCGAGCAATACAGTTACGGGTTTGACAGATAATGCTAACGAAACAGCTGAGGACAAAACCACATATGACGAAGCTAtagaattgaatgatgatgaagagaaTCTTGTTTCATTGCGGAAGAGATTACTTTCAGGCGGTACTCATACGTCTTTAGATGATACTACAAATAACAAGCCCTCGATAGATAAAGCGAATAACTACCACGaatcaattcaagaagacATTTTGAGTGAATTGACGGGCTTTGCAGCAAGCTTAAAACAGTCCGCTGTTACATTATCTTCGAAACTTTTAGATGATAACATCATCTTAAATAAAACAGGTgataatttaatgaaaaatgaaacTCTAATGAAGAGTGTCGGGAACAATTTAAACAATTACGTTACTAATAAATCAGGGGGAAAGATAAGCTTTTGgtttttgttgaaaatattgctaGCTTCTTTTGTATTATTCTTTGCGATGGTTGtgttaattaaaatatttccGAAGATGTAA
- a CDS encoding DEHA2C04840p (no similarity) — translation MHRSYNVYVYRWECPFLIISFNCNIKYVCGYPYSLVMLFSFQTNYSLISDVYVLFLYSCNSQIAVLGDNVAAKYENFVNIQQKLQKKVNIHDTINTLPTNIDSYILNCLILSLLQPTLITPEIRTCIFLLFLCPSSHKVLSGFSRKRSPAL, via the coding sequence ATGCATCGATCATATAACGTTTATGTGTACCGTTGGGAATGCCCTTTCTTAATTATTTCATTCAATTGCAACATTAAGTACGTTTGTGGTTATCCATATTCACTTGTAATGCTCTTCTCATTTCAAACAAACTATTCTCTCATATCTGATGTCTATGTCTTATTTTTGTATCTGTGTAACTCTCAAATTGCTGTTTTAGGTGATAATGTAGCTGCAAAATATGAGAATTTCGTGAATATTCAACagaaattacaaaaaaaGGTTAACATTCATGATACTATAAATACATTACCTACTAATATAGACTCATATATACTCAATTGCTTGATACTTAGTCTTTTACAACCTACTCTAATTACACCCGAAATAAGAACTTGTATATTCTTACTCTTTCTCTGTCCAAGTTCCCATAAAGTTCTTTCGGGGTTTAGCCGGAAGCGCTCGCCAGCACTATAG
- a CDS encoding DEHA2C04862p (similar to uniprot|P53832 Saccharomyces cerevisiae YNL283c WSC2 cell wall integrity and stress response component 2), translated as MRYYGIPWVIYLLIQIKFGRADSFSKLGCYSKSSIQGSLSYQDEFMYQSSSHCEEECAGKKVAALLNGKYCYCGDSEPDSDETDSSDCNVSCQGYGQENCGGSNAFLVYSNSDVESESTSSSSSSTSSSSSSSSSSSSSTSTHSSSTAKSTTHSSSFSSSSSSSSSSSSSSSSSSESSSAEPSTSSSAVSSTSDTSSSSSSSSSSSTPDRTTLISTITSNPTDSQEASTVAVTMTEPNSSSSSTPNANEASSKQNKSSKSISTGGIVGAVIGSVAGVGLILGLVFFLCCFKRNKDDDDKDDEFTLSGPSNEKSDTFEGAPNPFMMAQTGRNDDGHIDHNKDTSYSLDTTNNDDFFLAAGHPDTESAGQNKLSSEYGRRRLSDGSLPDMVTRNPGSLKVVNN; from the coding sequence ATGAGGTATTATGGTATACCCTGGGTTATATACTTGTTGAtccaaattaaatttggGAGAGCAGACTCGTTCTCCAAGCTAGGATGTTACCTGAAGTCATCTATTCAGGGTCTGTTGAGCTACCAAGATGAATTCATGTATCAGTCATCATCGCATTGTGAAGAGGAATGTGCTGGTAAAAAGGTTGCAGCATTGTTAAACGGTAAATATTGTTATTGTGGTGATTCGGAGCCAGATAGTGACGAAACTGACAGTTCTGATTGTAATGTCAGTTGCCAAGGATATGGGCAAGAGAATTGTGGTGGTAGCAACGCATTTTTGGTATATTCCAATAGTGATGTTGAATCCGAAAGCACGTCGTCATCATCTAGTTCCACTTCTAGCTCTAGCAGCTCAAGTTCCAGTTCCAGTTCAAGCACAAGTACCCATTCCAGCTCCACTGCAAAATCAACCACACACAGCAGCAGTTTCAGTAGCAGTTCTAGCAGCAGTTCTAGCAGCAGCTCCAGTAGCAGCTCTAGTAGCGAGTCCTCGTCTGCCGAACCAAGCACAAGCAGTTCTGCTGTCTCGTCTACATCAGACACGTCGAGTTCATCGTCTCTGAGTTCGTCACTGTCTACGCCAGATAGAACTACTTTGATATCTACAATTACAAGCAATCCAACAGACTCGCAAGAAGCATCAACTGTTGCAGTAACCATGACAGAACCgaattcatcatcgtcatcaacGCCGAATGCTAACGAAGCTTCATCCAAACAAAACAAATCCTCAAAATCCATCAGCACAGGGGGCATTGTGGGTGCCGTCATTGGGAGTGTAGCGGGTGTCGGGCTCATCCTTGGCTTGGTGTTCTTCCTTTGTTGTTTCAAGCGTAACAAGGATGACGACGACAAGGACGACGAATTCACGTTATCTGGCCCAAGCAACGAGAAAAGTGACACCTTTGAAGGTGCACCAAACCCGTTTATGATGGCCCAAACAGGGCGCAACGATGACGGCCACATAGACCACAACAAAGATACCCTGTACTCCCTTGATActacaaataatgatgatttcttcttggcTGCCGGCCATCCTGATACTGAATCCGCCGGCCAAAACAAACTTTCTTCAGAATACGGCAGAAGAAGACTTAGTGATGGCTCGTTACCTGACATGGTTACTAGAAACCCTGGCTCTCTCAAAGTCGTTAATAACTGA
- a CDS encoding 60S ribosomal protein L23 (similar to uniprot|P04451 Saccharomyces cerevisiae YER117W RPL23B Protein component of the large (60S) ribosomal subunit, identical to Rpl23Ap and has similarity to E. coli L14 and rat L23 ribosomal proteins), translated as MSGSGASGNKFRMSLGLPVGAVVNCCDNSGARNLYIVSVKGFGARLNRLPAASAGDMVMATVKKGKPELRKKIMPAIVVRQARPWRRKDGVYLYFEDNAGVIVNPKGEMKGSAITGPVAKECADLWPRIASNSGVVV; from the exons ATGTCTGGTTCTGGTGCTTCCGGTAACAAATTCCGTATGTCT TTAGGTTTACCAGTTGGTGCCGTTGTAAACTGTTGTGATAACTCAGGTGCAAGAAACTTATACATCGTCTCTGTTAAGGGATTCGGTGCTAGATTAAATAGATTACCTGCTGCCTCAGCTGGTGATATGGTTATGGCTACCGTCAAAAAGGGTAAGCCAGAattaagaaagaaaatCATGCCAGCAATTGTTGTTAGACAAGCTAGACCATGGAGAAGAAAGGATGGTGTCTACTTATACTTCGAAGATAATGCTGGTGTTATTGTCAATCCAAAGGGTGAAATGAAGGGTTCTGCCATCACTGGTCCAGTCGCTAAGGAATGTGCTGATTTATGGCCACGTATTGCTTCCAACTCTGGTGTTGTTGTTTAG
- a CDS encoding DEHA2C04906p (some similarities with uniprot|P40485 Saccharomyces cerevisiae YIL105c SLM1 Phosphoinositide PI4 or uniprot|P53955 Saccharomyces cerevisiae YNL047C SLM2 Phosphoinositide PI4) yields MVTDHTNPLAVVLPYTFNSQSDYPTEVLANRFQAWRSIIKDLVNYLKEYASVQEEIVRQQMRLQQAVGISPGTSTTVSNTGHGHGSHNNHKDDINAINKFFLPIGNGSIQDLPTILTKFHQQNVTHSSKTLKDITSVIIPKLEELRKDLLIKIKEIKNLQNDFKNNLGKEINETKQALNQYTQAIETSNKLDHAGLSQDGDHSKNDPYLMKIKLDRQLKKQISEETYLHDAYSNLQTAGAKLESIIVLEIQNYLSMFLNLLNTEHSTIPEFLLPNLNNGFLSKEAEFEWSSFISRNLPTPSISISALGNNSSNVKNGTFVDLSFPYRKLSELVIPEGNSPLNVAVREGPLERRSKFLKSYSSGWYVLTCNYIHEFKTSDRKKDMQPVMSLSLDACQVSEHSKNDGKPGGVYKFVLHSKSSNGIIHRGHNWVFRTDTYQKMIDWYTDIKSLTNANTSSARARIVSKKFKLEENQHKRISRTSSILSNGTNAKSLRTVTTNNSSKAAGASIRSKHKSPTMSHNRLSSTFSRTNNQSPRLTNMVNSDGTMIAPIDVNQDVKASANPQPYAQVSSPQQPTAQPNYQAGYYYTNNGQPSQLYDPVQQQYYTISPTVQGQPQPQYFPVSPQQNSQQQFFIHAPTGGAQSPSNQPQPQGKPPYFPVNTANYGVYPQQGHDDRAAPNNLPYPPHLQPPPTIESNQHTDDSELEFLKSDSTLHHEMNNKDASIPSHVNGEANLAVPGANDQDDKESNITNDKGNDSELNIQSSTNETSANEVETLQSNGKNNTFDEDLTKVISEDKVIPLVPEN; encoded by the coding sequence ATGGTTACTGATCATACAAATCCCTTAGCGGTGGTACTTCCTTATACATTCAATTCGCAGAGTGATTATCCCACAGAAGTATTGGCGAATAGGTTTCAAGCTTGGAGGTCGATTATTAAGGATTTGGTCAATTATCTTAAGGAATATGCCAGTGTTCAGGAGGAGATTGTGAGGCAACAAATGAGGCTTCAACAAGCGGTTGGAATATCACCAGGGACGAGCACAACGGTGTCGAATACGGGGCATGGACACGGGTCGCATAATAACCATAAGGATGACATAAATGCCATCAATAAGTTCTTTTTGCCTATTGGGAATGGGTCGATACAGGACTTGCCCACGATATTGACGaaatttcatcaacaaaatgTCACGCATTCGTCGAAAACGTTGAAGGACATAACTTCTGTCATTATTCCCAAGTTAGAGGAATTGAGAAAAGATCTTCTTATTAAGATCAAGGAAATTAAAAACTTAcaaaatgatttcaaaaataacTTGGGAAAGGAGATTAATGAAACAAAACAAGCTTTGAATCAGTATACTCAGGCGATTGAAACTTCCAATAAGCTAGATCATGCCGGATTGTCCCAAGACGGAGACCATAGCAAAAATGATCCGTATCTCatgaagataaaattgGATAGACAATTAAAAAAACAAATTTCAGAAGAAACGTATTTGCATGATGCATATTCCAATTTACAAACAGCAGGAGCCAAGTTAGAATCTATTATTGTATTAGAAAtccaaaattatttatcaatgTTCCTAAATTTACTAAATACTGAGCATTCAACGATTCCAGAGTTTTTGTTACCAAATTTGAACAACGGCTTTTTATCAAAGGAAGCAGAATTCGAATGGAGCTCGTtcatttcaagaaatttaCCTACACCTTCAATTTCTATTAGTGCATTAGGAAACAACTCGTCGAATGTTAAAAATGGCACCTTTGTTGATCTTTCGTTTCCATATAGAAAGTTATCTGAACTCGTAATACCTGAGGGCAATTCTCCATTGAATGTCGCAGTGAGGGAAGGCCCATTAGAAAGACGTTCtaagtttttgaaatccTACTCAAGTGGCTGGTATGTTTTAACATGTAACTATATTCACGAGTTTAAAACATCAGATCGTAAGAAGGATATGCAACCAGTTATGTCATTACTGTTAGATGCGTGCCAAGTCAGCGAGCATTCTAAAAATGACGGTAAACCAGGAGGTGTCTATAAATTTGTCTTGCACTCTAAGCTGCTGAATGGCATTATTCACAGAGGCCACAATTGGGTTTTCAGAACGGATACTTATCAAAAAATGATTGACTGGTACACTGATATTAAGTCTTTGACTAACGCCAATACCTCTTCGGCGAGAGCAAGAATAGTTAGCAAGAAGTTCAAGTTGGAAGAAAATCAACATAAGAGGATCTCAAGAACTTCAAGTATTCTTTCAAATGGAACTAATGCAAAATCATTGAGAACTGTCACCACTAACAACTCATCGAAAGCAGCAGGAGCTTCAATACGTTCAAAGCATAAGTCCCCTACAATGTCGCATAACAGATTGTCATCAACATTTTCGAGGACTAATAATCAATCTCCTAGACTAACAAATATGGTCAATAGTGATGGTACGATGATAGCTCCAATTGATGTTAATCAGGACGTAAAAGCATCGGCAAACCCTCAACCATATGCTCAGGTTTCATCTCCACAACAGCCCACAGCGCAACCTAATTATCAAGCTGGCTATTATTATACCAACAATGGACAACCACTGCAATTGTACGATCCCGTTCAACAACAGTATTATACTATAAGTCCAACTGTTCAAGGTCAACCCCAACCCCAGTATTTTCCCGTATCACCGCAGCAGAATTCTCAACAGCAGTTTTTCATCCACGCACCAACAGGAGGGGCGCAAAGTCCACTGAACCAACCACAACCACAAGGGAAACCACCATATTTTCCGGTGAATACTGCAAATTATGGTGTATATCCACAACAAGGCCACGATGATAGAGCTGCTCCCAACAATTTGCCGTATCCACCACATTTGCAGCCTCCGCCAACAATAGAGTCCAATCAGCATACTGATGATCTGGAGTTAGAGTTTTTAAAATCGGATTCGACGTTGCATCATGAAATGAACAATAAAGATGCAAGCATTCCTTCGCATGTGAATGGCGAAGCAAATTTAGCTGTTCCGGGCGCTAATGATCAAGATGACAAGGAGAGTAATATAACTAATGACAAGGGAAATGATAGTGAACTTAATATTCAGAGTAGCACTAATGAAACTAGTGCCAATGAAGTAGAAACATTGCAAAGCAATGGCAAGAACAATacatttgatgaagatttgacAAAAGTCATCAGCGAAGACAAGGTCATTCCTCTTGTTCCTGAAAATTAG
- a CDS encoding DEHA2C04928p (similar to CA5789|IPF1143 Candida albicans), whose protein sequence is MSSAKIENIINLSSEDEDDVEIIAFKKETQDLIDNPVQPPHTTKKLSNIQCPICFDEVTNATATSCGHVFCLECIQQSIASSTARGQTKGKKGVGLCPLCRKRVTFKETMLLRMKIATATGPPPVRSESNESK, encoded by the coding sequence ATGTCTTCTGCTAAAATAGAGAATATTATAAACCTATCGTCCGAGGATGAGGATGATGTGGAGATTATTGCTTTCAAAAAGGAGACACAGGACTTGATTGATAATCCAGTACAGCCTCCACATACCACCAAAAAACTAAGCAACATTCAGTGTCCAATTTGTTTTGATGAAGTCACTAATGCTACGGCAACCTCTTGTGGACATGTTTTTTGTTTGGAATGCATTCAGCAAAGTATTGCTAGTTCTACTGCCAGGGGACAGACCAAAGGTAAAAAGGGAGTTGGTTTATGTCCTTTGTGCCGAAAGAGAGTTACCTTTAAGGAAACTATGTTGTTGAGAATGAAAATAGCCACGGCTACAGGCCCGCCACCTGTACGGTCTGAGTCGAACGAATCGAAATAA
- a CDS encoding DEHA2C04950p (highly similar to CA0117|IPF19231 Candida albicans), giving the protein MNHYTTLPTSEPPTYEQEQSPRVEGDNIPDDFKYSVDVASCELPIRQLFIRKVYTLLSIQIFGTVLVGLIIRSNSSIQAWCFNNMWLFFVSLIGSIGFMIATHIKARSYPSNLLLLGGFTLCEAYGVGVACSAIESEVVVQALLITFVIFIGLTLFAFQTKYDFISWQGTVMMATWVLIGWGFIFMVFPNHSSGMEMLYSGLGAIIFSIYIIIDTQRIMKTVHLDDEVPATLSLYLDILNLFLFVLRILNNRND; this is encoded by the coding sequence ATGAATCATTATACTACGTTACCTACTAGTGAGCCACCAACTTATGAACAGGAGCAAAGCCCAAGGGTCGAGGGTGATAACATTCCCGATGATTTCAAGTACTCCGTAGATGTTGCATCCTGTGAATTGCCAATCCGtcaattatttattagaaagGTCTATACATTGttatcaattcaaatatttggtaCCGTATTGGTCGGACTTATCATTCGCTCAAACAGCTCTATTCAAGCATGGTGCTTTAACAATATGTGGCTTTTCTTTGTGTCGCTTATTGGTTCAATTGGGTTCATGATTGCCACTCACATTAAAGCTAGATCTTATCCAagtaatttattattattgggTGGATTCACATTGTGTGAAGCCTATGGGGTCGGTGTTGCTTGTTCAGCAATTGAATCTGAGGTAGTCGTACAGGCTTTGTTGATAACATTTGTTATATTCATCGGATTAACATTATTTGCTTTCCAGACTAAGTATGACTTTATTAGTTGGCAGGGAACTGTTATGATGGCAACATGGGTTTTAATTGGTTGGGGCTTTATATTTATGGTTTTCCCAAACCACTCATCTGGCATGGAAATGTTATATTCGGGATTGGGGGCTATAATATTCAGTATCTATATCATTATAGACACCCAAAGGATAATGAAGACTGTTCACTTGGATGATGAAGTTCCGGCAACACTTTCCTTATACTTGGACatcttgaatttattcttattcGTTTTACGTATATTGAATAACAGAAATGATTAA